The Exiguobacterium acetylicum genome includes a window with the following:
- a CDS encoding YveK family protein, translating to MHQRKTFGDHLKTLRRGWWLLALFMILFAGAGYALSTYVIPKTYEATAYILVVPQANAEATSTPTLVSTYQDILRSPEVVDQVAQKMDVTDKRLFDLTDRLTVSSNLDSQVIALSVTDRSAEQAAIQANTMTEVFQDYLPQLINTSKTEVFSSARIPTKPVSPNILMNTGIGGVLGLMLGLLIVYSRSLSKKEATRESTDSYPKAIPRSHS from the coding sequence ATGCATCAAAGAAAAACCTTCGGAGATCATTTGAAGACACTCCGACGCGGCTGGTGGCTACTCGCACTCTTCATGATTCTCTTTGCGGGAGCCGGATATGCGCTTAGCACGTATGTCATCCCGAAGACATACGAGGCGACGGCCTACATCCTCGTCGTTCCTCAAGCGAACGCAGAAGCGACATCGACGCCGACACTCGTCAGTACCTATCAAGATATCCTACGAAGCCCAGAGGTCGTCGATCAGGTCGCCCAAAAGATGGACGTCACCGACAAGCGGTTATTCGATTTGACGGATCGTCTGACGGTCTCGAGCAATCTCGATTCGCAAGTCATCGCCTTATCCGTCACGGATCGTTCGGCGGAGCAGGCAGCTATCCAGGCAAATACGATGACGGAAGTCTTCCAGGATTATCTCCCACAACTGATCAACACGAGTAAGACGGAAGTGTTCTCGAGCGCACGGATTCCAACGAAACCCGTGTCACCGAACATTCTGATGAATACAGGCATCGGTGGCGTCCTTGGTCTAATGCTCGGACTCCTGATCGTCTATTCTCGCTCGTTAAGCAAAAAGGAAGCGACACGCGAATCCACTGATAGTTATCCGAAAGCGATTCCCCGCAGTCATTCATGA